In Rhodococcus pseudokoreensis, the DNA window CGATCGGTGCCACCAAGGTGATCTGGCTGCCGCGGGGGCTGACCCGTGACTCCGACACGTACGGCACCCGCGGGCACGTCGACATCGTCGCCGCCATCCCGTCGCCCGGCGTCGTCCTCGTGCACGATCAGCGCAATCCCGAGCACCCCGACTTCGAGGTCAGCAAGGCCGTCATCGACGTACTGAAGCAGACCACGGACGCTCGCGGTGAATCCTGGGAGATCATCACCGTCCCCGCGCCGCAGGTCCTGCGCGACGAGGAGGGCTTCGTCGACTACAGCTACATCAACCATTTCGTCGTCAACGGCGGCGTCATCGCGTGCAGCTTCGACGATCCCGCGGACGAGGAAGCGGTCGCGATCCTGTCGGCCGCCTACCCCGGACGCACCGTCGTGCCGGTCGACGCCCGCCCGCTCTTCGCGCGCGGCGGCGGCATCCACTGCATCACCCAGCACCAGCCCGCCGCCGTGCGCTGACGCGCCCGTGAGTACTTGTTAACCGCCGGCGGTTAAGAAGTACTCACGGGTCAGCGCCTGCGACGCATGTAATCGCTGACGACGGCCGCGCCGAGACCGTCCAGACCGGGCGCCACGACGCGTCCGCCGACCCGTTCGGCCATCCGGTCCACCACCCGCGCGAGACCGGGATCCTCACCGAGCCGGAAGAACGTGACATGGGCGCCGAGCCGGGCGAGCGTGTCGAGTTCCCGGACCGTCAGACCGAGGGTCCGGGCGCTCGGCGGGTAGTCGAAATACGCGAAGCCGTCCGGCTCCAGATGCGCCGTCGGCTCCCCGTCGGTGACGATCAGGACCACCGGCTGCGCGTTGGGGTGCCTGCGCAGATGCCGGGCGGCCAGCAGCAGCGCGTGGTGCAGGTTGGTGCCCTGGTCCCAGGCGCCGTCCAGGCCTGCCAGCTCCGACGGCGTCAGCACCTGCGCGTGCCTGCCGAACGAGATGAGCTGCAGTTCGTCGCTGCGGAACCGGGTGCTCACCAAGTGGTTCAGCGCGAGGGCGGTGCGTTTCATCGGCACCCACCGCCCCTCCATCACCATCGAGAACGACGTGTCGACCAGCAAAGCGACCGCCGCCTGCGACCGCTGCTCGGTCTCCATCACCTCTACGTCCGCGACGGACAACCGGACCGGGACGCGACCGCGTTCGACCGGATCGGACGCCGCCCGCAGCACCGCGTTGGTGATGGTGCGCGTGACGTCCCACGGCTCGGTGTCGCCGAACGCCCACTCGCGGGACGCCCCCGTCGGCTCGCCCATCGACCCGGCGCGCCGCGTCTCCCGTTGCCCGCCACGCGAAGACAGTTGCTGCGCGACGTCCCGCAGGGCCGTCTGACCGAGTTGGCGCATCGCCTTCGGCGACAGCCGCCACTGACCGTCCGCCCCGCGGTCGAAGAATCCCTGGTCCCGCAGGGCCTTCTCGAGTTCGGCGAGGGTCTGCGCATCCGCCGCCGCCTCGTCGCCCAGTTGCCGGGCCAGGGCTTCGGCGTCGATGTCGTCGAGTTGCGCGCCCGCGTACTGCTGCGACAGTTGCTCGGCGAGCGACTCGAGTTCCGCGATGTCCTGCAACGCGCCGGTGCCCTCGCCGAGGCCCATGCCGTCGTCGCCGCGGAACCGCTGCGCGCCCTGCCAGTCCTCGCCCGGGCGCGCGGCCTGTAGGTGCTGGTCCAGGCGGTCCAGCTGTCCGATCAGCGACGGATCGCCGAACGCCTGTTGCGCCAGCGCGTCGAGTTCGTCGCGCTGCTCCTGCGACAGCGAGTTCCGCAGCCGCTGCGCCGCCGCTGCGCGCTGGGCCAGCGAGTCGAGCAGTTCCTCGACGTTGCGCGGGTTCTCGGGGAAGTACTCCCCGTGTTTGTCCATGAACTCGTCGAACTGTTCCTGCGTGTCCTCGCCGCGGGAATGCTTGTCGAGCAGGTCGTTGAGATCGGCGAGCATCTCCCGGATGCGTTCGCGGTCTTCTTCCGTGGCGCCCTCGAGCGCCTGCTTCATGCCGGCGAACCGCTGGTCCAGCACCTCGCGGCCCAGCAGGTCGCGGATCTTCTCGTAGTCGGCGCGGGCTTCGGAACTACGCCAGTCGTAGTCGGCGAGTTCCTGCACGGCCTGCGCGGTGGACGGCGACAGTTCCTCGAGACGCATCTCGGAGAAGCGGGCGTCGTCGTCGAGCGCGCGGGCCAGCGTCTTGCGTTCCTCGAGGACCGCGCGGTCGAGGAGTTCCCGGACCTCTTCGAGGGTGCCGTTCAGGTTGTTCCGCTTCAGCAGCTCGCGGCGGCGCCGATTGGCCTCGGCCGCAAGCTCGTCCAGCCCGCGCATGTCCCGGTTGCCGCGCCGCAGCATCTCGCGCAACGCCTGCCGCGGCGAACTACCCGCGAACACGTCGTCGCCGATCGCGGCGAGGGCCTCGCGCAGGTCCACCGGCGCCGCCAGCGGATCACCGCCCTCGTACGGCCCGTACCGCGCATTGTGCGGCCCGCGTTCCGCCTTGCGGGACATTACGAATACACCGTCTGCCCGTTGATGTCCGGGTTCTTGGAGATCCGCCGCGCCAGGTACAGCCCTTCGAGGGCGAACTCGGCCGCCGCGGCCCGCTCGCCGTCGGATTCCGCGCCCAGCCGCTCCGCGAGCACGTCGAGGACCTCGAGTTCGGGCAGCTCGTTCAGCAGCGCCTTCGCCGTGATCCGTTCGCCGGTGACCACCGGGTCGCCCTGTTCGACGGCGTCCACGAGTTCGGCGAGGTCGATGCCGCCGAGCCGGGTGCGGACCGTGTCGGCCGTCGCCCGCCGGAGCAGGTGCTCGAGGACCTCGATTTCGCGCCCCTCCTCACCGGATTCGAATTCCACCTTGCCCCGCAGCACGTCGACGACGGTCTCGAGGTCGACGGGCCGCGCGACCGGGTCGGCCTCACCGAGGACGGCGCCGCGATGCACCGCGGCCGCGCTGACGGTTTCGGCGCCCGCCACCGCGAAGCGGGCGGACACCCCCGACCGCTGATCGACCGACGTCGACTCGCGGAGCAGACGGGTGAACCGGGCCAGGATCTCGAGAAGGTACTCGGGCACCTCGGCGGTGAGGTGCGCTTCCTGGAGGATGACCGCGACCTCGTCGTCGAGACGGGTCGGGTAGTGCGTCCGGATCTCGGCGCCGAACCGGTCCTTCAGCGGGGTGATGATGCGACCGCGGTTCGTGTAGTCCTCCGGGTTCGCACTCGCCACCATGAGGACGTCCAGCGGCAACCGGAGGGTGTACCCGCGGACCTGGATGTCGCGTTCCTCCATGACGTTGAGCAGCGACACCTGGATGCGTTCGGCGAGGTCGGGCAGCTCGTTGATGGCGACGATGCCCCGGTGCGCGCGGGGAACGAGACCGAAGTGGATGGTCTCCGGGTCGCCGAGACTGCGACCCTCCGCAACCTTCACCGGATCCACGTCGCCGACGAGGTCCGCCACCGACGTGTCGGGGGTCGCGAGCTTCTCCGAGTACCGCTCACTGCGGTGCCGCCACGCGACGGGGAGGCTGTCGCCCAGTTCCTGCGCCCGGCGGATCGACGCCGGGGTGATGGGCTCATAGGGATGCTCCCCGAGTTCGGAACCGGCGATCACCGGGGTCCATTCGTCGAGGAGCAGATTGAGGGTGCGGAGGAGGCGGGTCTTGCCCTGACCTCGTTCGCCGAGCAACACCACGTCGTGACCTGCGATGAGTGCCCGTTCGAGTTGCGGTTCCACCGTCTCCTCGAAACCGACGATGCCGGGCCACGGATCACGACCGTCGCGTAGGGCCGCGAGCAGATTCTCGCGGATCTCTTCCTTCACGGTGCGTTGAACGTGGCCCGACTCGCGGAGCTCGCCGACGGTGGAAGGTCTGTGTTCCGATGACGTCACCACTCCACGCTACGAGGGTTCGGGCGAATCGGCACGCGGTTAATGCGCGCCGACCCGCCTGAGCACTGCGCGCCTACGCCGCAACCGCGTACGACGACACGGCGTCCAACTCGCTCCACGCGGCGCGGTACTGCTCGACCGTCACCGGGTCGGCCGCCGTCAGAAGCGAGTCCAGCAGGAGTCGCGGATCGGCTCGCCACGCCCGGACCACGTTCGCGACCGCGCGGTTGGAGAACAGACCCGACCCGGTGACCGCAGTCACCCACTCGTCGATCGCGCCCCGGTGGATCCGCTCGACGGCCTCCCGGAGGAACCCGCCGTCGACGAAGTCGAGGGAGAACATGGCGGCGACGAAATCACCGGTGGTCAGCTGTACGACGTTCATGATGCGGCACCTTCCTGGAGTCGGGAGCTCTTCTCGGACGTAATCCGTTGGAACAACTGGTGATGCTGACGCTAATCGCCGAATTTGTGAGTTCTGTGATGCTTCTCTGAGATCTCGGCCGCGATGCCCGCGTGCCATGACCAGGCGACTGCGCGCGACGGGAACTGGTAGACAGTCCCCATGCCTGACACCGAGATCACCTTCGCCAGCGGTGCCGTCACCTACTACGGCAGCCTCCGCATCCCCGCCGACGTGAACGGGTCGGCGCCCGCCGCACTGCTGCTCGCCGGCAGCGGTCCGACCGATCGCAACGGCGACAGCGCCCTGCTCCCCGGTGACATCGGAACCCTGCGCCACCTCGCCGACGTGCTCGAACAGCACGGCATTGCGAGCCTGCGCTACGACAAGATCGGCAGCGGCGAAACCGCCCTCGGTCCGTACGAGGTGGAAGAGGTCGGCGGTCTCGGCTTCACCACCTTCGTCGACGCCGCGTCCGCCGGCCTCGACTTCCTGGCCGCCCAGCCCGGGGTCGACCCGTCGCAGCTGATCGTCATCGGGCACAGCGACGGCGGACTCGTCGCCCTCGCGCTCGCCACCGCGGAGAACGAGTCGCGGGTCCGCGCCGTCGGACTGCTCGAACCGCTCAGCGTCCGGCTCCTCGACCTGCTCACCACGCAGATCCACGGACAGCTCGACGCCGTCGTCGGCGCCGGGCAGCTGCCGGTGGAACTGGCCGACGAACTGCGGCTCGCGCTCGCGGACACTGTCGAATCGCTCCGCACGTCGGGCACGATCCCCGACGACCTGCCGGAGCCCCTGCAGAACGCCGGGCTGGTCCATGCCAACGCCAAGGCGCTCGCGGAGGAGGACGCCCTCGACCCCCGCGCACTGGCCGGCCGGCTGCCCGCCGGTTTCCCGGTCCTCACGAGCTGCTCCGCGAAGGACATTCAGGTGCAACTCGCGGACGTCGACGGCCTGAACGACGCCCTCGCGCACACCGCGCTGACGCCGGTGCGGATGACGAACGCCAATCACGTCCTCAAGGACGTCGGCGACCGTCCGTCCACCGGACCGGATTACGTGGAACCGCTGCCCTACTCGGCGGAGTTCACCGAACCGTTCGGCAGGTGGATCGCGTCGCTGTGATCAGTTGCCCCCACCGGCCCCGGTGATCACGGCCAGCAACGTGCTCGCCAGGTCGGACACGAGCCCGAGGTTCTTGTCGTTGACGAGGTCCTGCAGCCCGTCCAGCCCCTGGACTTCGAGCAGCGGCGCGAGCATGTCCATCAGCTCGGACAGCTGCGTCGAGTCCGGCGCCGTCGACTTCGGGTTCGTGGATTTCGGGGTGGTCGCCTTCGGGGTCGTGGTGGTCGTCGACGACGCGCTGTCCTTGCTCGCCTCGGGTTCCGTGGTCGCGGCCGGAGCGGCCGCCAGCTCCTGGGCAGGCGCCGTCTCCGACCCCGTCAACAGGTAGGTGACGATGCCCGTCGTGATGGTGATGGCGTGCTTCAACTGGCCGTCGGAGCTCTCCAGCTGCGCGGAGTCCTCTTTGTTGGACCCGTTGCCCATCTCGACGAACACCAGCGGGACCTGGGTCAGTGCCGGGCCGGCCACGTCGGCGCGGGTCTGGAGGCCGTCGTTCACGCCGGCGTAGTTGGCGGGAACGAAGCCGTCGGACTTGTAGGCGTCGCGCATCATCTTCGACGCCTCGAGCCCGCCGCCGGACTGCGCCGCGTCCGCCTTCTCGTCGGGGATGGGCAGCGACGGGATGATCATATGGAACCCGTGCTTGCCCGCGTCCTCACCCTGCGCCGTCGAGTCCGCGTGAATGCTCACCGCCAGATCGGCGTTCGATTCGCTTGCCGCACGAGCCCTTTCGTCGATGCACCCGCCCCAGCCGGTGTCGTCCTGACGACTCAGGACGACCTTCGCGCCGAGGCTCTCGAGGCTGCTCTTCACCAGCTGGGTGACGTTCCAGTTGATGGTGTGCTCGGGCACCCCGCCCAGCGACGTCATGCCGCTCGTCTGGCAGTCCTTGGTGTTGCCGCGGCCGTCGTTCACCTGCTGCGCGAGGTCGTGGCCCTCGCTGGAACCCTGATGTCCGGGGTCGAGGAACACCGTCATCCCGGACAGTTCGGTGCCCGTCGCCGTCGCCGCGGGTTCCGCCGACACCTGAGCAGGGATGAGCACGGACGCACCCAGGACGCAGGCGCCGAGACCGGCCTTGATCGCAAAACGGTTCATAACGGGGATGGGCGCACCGTCGCAGTCCGGGCGCCACTCTCCTTCCACAGGTGCCACTCGAGTCACATCAGCCCCGAGTGAATCAGCTGCACCGCACGTTCGTGCTGCTCGAGTCCGGATCGAAAGCAACCTGTAACCAAAGTGGTGGGATTCGACGGACGAGGTGCGGATGTGAACGGGACGGCAACTCTGGGCGAAGACTCGCTGCTCAACCGTACATTCCTGCCCGGTGGCCGGATAATGGAGGTGCAAACCCTCAACCGGTGCTGTACGGTCATCTACCAACCAGCAACGACACGCAGAAAGGTACGGCCATGATGCAGCTTCACGCGCTCTTCGCGTCCGTACCCGCATGGCGTCGATGCTCCGCCGACAAGCACATCACCAAGTACGGCGCACCCCGAGAACGTTGAGACTCAACCAAGTCGTTCTCGGGCACCCAGGGCAAACCCCTCGGGTGCCTTTTCTTTTACCTTTCACCTTCAGGAGCACCACATGAAACTTCGCATCAACCAACTGTCCACCTCTCCCCCGTATCTGGACCTGCCGGACGACCTCACCGGTTACGCCGTGACCCTCGACCTGTCGCACTGCGACGCCGCCCACGAGGCCGGCCTGGGCGAACTGATCAGCGAGGTCCGCAGTCGCGGTGCCGCCCGTGTGGTCATCACCGGTTCGCCGCGTGAACTCGAGGGCACCGGCCGCGTGCACGGGGCCGCAGCCGCCTGACAACGCAGAACGGGCCCCGGCGCGATGCCGAGACCCGTTCGAGATAAAGCCGAACGCTAGTGCGCGAAGTGTCGCGCACCCGTCAGGTACATGGTGATGCCGGCTTCCTTGGCCGCATCGATCACCTCGTTGTCGCGGACGGAACCACCCGGCTGCACGACGGCCTTGACGCCGGCGTTCGCGAGCACCTGCAGTCCGTCGGGGAACGGGAAGAACGCGTCCGACGCGCCCACCGACCCGACCACCCGGTCACCGGCCCGCTGCACCGCGAGGTGCGCGGAGTCGACGCGGTTGACCTGGCCCATGCCGACGCCGACCGACGCACCGTCGGAGGCGAGCAGGATGGCGTTGGACTTCACCGAACGGCACGCGCGCCACGCGAACTCGAGATCCTTCAGGGTCTGCTCGTCGGCGGCGTCGCCGACGGCCAGGGTCCAGTTGGCGGGGTCGTCGCCCTCGGCGTCGAGCACGTCGCGCTCCTGGAGGAGTGCCCCACCGGACACGGGACGCAGTTCGATTCCCGTCGCGGTGGGCGCCTTCGCGAGGAGGACGCGGACGTTCTTCTTGCGCTGCAGCACACCGAGCGCGCCGTCCGCGTAGGACGGGGCGATGATCACCTCGGTGAAGATCTCGGCGACCTGCTCGGCCATCTCGACGGTGACCTCGCGGTTCGCGGCGATGACTCCGCCGTACGCGCTGACCGGGTCGCAGGCGTGTGCCTTGCGGTGCGCCTCGGCGATGTCGGCGCCGACCGCGATGCCGCAGGGGTTCGCGTGCTTGATGATCGCGACGGCCGGTTCACTGAAGTCGAACGCCGCACGCCACGCCGCGTCGCCGTCGGTGTAGTTGTTGTACGACATTTCCTTGCCGTGCAACTGCTCGGCCTGCGCCAGACCGGCCGGGGCGGCGGAGTTCACGTAGAGTGCCGCGGCCTGGTGCGGGTTCTCGCCGTACCGCAGGACCGCCGAGCGGTCCCAGGTGGCGCCTGCCCACTCGGGGAACTGCGAGTCGCCGCTGTCCACCAGCGTGGACGTCATCCAGCTCGCGACCGCGACGTCGTACGACGCGGTGTGCTGGAACGCCTGCGCGGCGAGGGCGGTGCGCTCGGGCAGCGTGAAACCGCCGTCCGCGATCGCGGTGAGCACGTCGTCGTAGCGGGCGGGATCGACCACGACGGCCACCGACGGGTGGTTCTTCGCGGCGGCGCGCACCATGGACGGACCGCCGATGTCGATCTGCTCGACGCATTCGTCGGGGGTCGCACCGGAGGCGACGGTCTGGGTGAACGGGTACAGGTTCACGACCACCAGCTGGAACGCCTCGATGCCGAGTTCCTCGAGCTGCGCCAAGTGCTCCGGCTTCCGGGTGTCTGCGAGGACGCCGGCGTGCACCCGCGGGTGCAGGGTCTTGACCCGGCCCTCGAGGCATTCGGGGAAGCCCGTCAGCGCCTCCACGGGGGTGACCGGGATGCCGGCGTCGGCGATCTTCGCTGCGGTCGACCCTGTCGACACCAGCTCGACGCCTGCCTTGTGCAGGC includes these proteins:
- a CDS encoding N-acetylmuramoyl-L-alanine amidase; translated protein: MNRFAIKAGLGACVLGASVLIPAQVSAEPAATATGTELSGMTVFLDPGHQGSSEGHDLAQQVNDGRGNTKDCQTSGMTSLGGVPEHTINWNVTQLVKSSLESLGAKVVLSRQDDTGWGGCIDERARAASESNADLAVSIHADSTAQGEDAGKHGFHMIIPSLPIPDEKADAAQSGGGLEASKMMRDAYKSDGFVPANYAGVNDGLQTRADVAGPALTQVPLVFVEMGNGSNKEDSAQLESSDGQLKHAITITTGIVTYLLTGSETAPAQELAAAPAATTEPEASKDSASSTTTTTPKATTPKSTNPKSTAPDSTQLSELMDMLAPLLEVQGLDGLQDLVNDKNLGLVSDLASTLLAVITGAGGGN
- the purH gene encoding bifunctional phosphoribosylaminoimidazolecarboxamide formyltransferase/IMP cyclohydrolase; protein product: MSERKAVRRALVSVYDKTGLVELATGLHKAGVELVSTGSTAAKIADAGIPVTPVEALTGFPECLEGRVKTLHPRVHAGVLADTRKPEHLAQLEELGIEAFQLVVVNLYPFTQTVASGATPDECVEQIDIGGPSMVRAAAKNHPSVAVVVDPARYDDVLTAIADGGFTLPERTALAAQAFQHTASYDVAVASWMTSTLVDSGDSQFPEWAGATWDRSAVLRYGENPHQAAALYVNSAAPAGLAQAEQLHGKEMSYNNYTDGDAAWRAAFDFSEPAVAIIKHANPCGIAVGADIAEAHRKAHACDPVSAYGGVIAANREVTVEMAEQVAEIFTEVIIAPSYADGALGVLQRKKNVRVLLAKAPTATGIELRPVSGGALLQERDVLDAEGDDPANWTLAVGDAADEQTLKDLEFAWRACRSVKSNAILLASDGASVGVGMGQVNRVDSAHLAVQRAGDRVVGSVGASDAFFPFPDGLQVLANAGVKAVVQPGGSVRDNEVIDAAKEAGITMYLTGARHFAH
- a CDS encoding sigma 54-interacting transcriptional regulator, encoding MTSSEHRPSTVGELRESGHVQRTVKEEIRENLLAALRDGRDPWPGIVGFEETVEPQLERALIAGHDVVLLGERGQGKTRLLRTLNLLLDEWTPVIAGSELGEHPYEPITPASIRRAQELGDSLPVAWRHRSERYSEKLATPDTSVADLVGDVDPVKVAEGRSLGDPETIHFGLVPRAHRGIVAINELPDLAERIQVSLLNVMEERDIQVRGYTLRLPLDVLMVASANPEDYTNRGRIITPLKDRFGAEIRTHYPTRLDDEVAVILQEAHLTAEVPEYLLEILARFTRLLRESTSVDQRSGVSARFAVAGAETVSAAAVHRGAVLGEADPVARPVDLETVVDVLRGKVEFESGEEGREIEVLEHLLRRATADTVRTRLGGIDLAELVDAVEQGDPVVTGERITAKALLNELPELEVLDVLAERLGAESDGERAAAAEFALEGLYLARRISKNPDINGQTVYS
- a CDS encoding vWA domain-containing protein gives rise to the protein MSRKAERGPHNARYGPYEGGDPLAAPVDLREALAAIGDDVFAGSSPRQALREMLRRGNRDMRGLDELAAEANRRRRELLKRNNLNGTLEEVRELLDRAVLEERKTLARALDDDARFSEMRLEELSPSTAQAVQELADYDWRSSEARADYEKIRDLLGREVLDQRFAGMKQALEGATEEDRERIREMLADLNDLLDKHSRGEDTQEQFDEFMDKHGEYFPENPRNVEELLDSLAQRAAAAQRLRNSLSQEQRDELDALAQQAFGDPSLIGQLDRLDQHLQAARPGEDWQGAQRFRGDDGMGLGEGTGALQDIAELESLAEQLSQQYAGAQLDDIDAEALARQLGDEAAADAQTLAELEKALRDQGFFDRGADGQWRLSPKAMRQLGQTALRDVAQQLSSRGGQRETRRAGSMGEPTGASREWAFGDTEPWDVTRTITNAVLRAASDPVERGRVPVRLSVADVEVMETEQRSQAAVALLVDTSFSMVMEGRWVPMKRTALALNHLVSTRFRSDELQLISFGRHAQVLTPSELAGLDGAWDQGTNLHHALLLAARHLRRHPNAQPVVLIVTDGEPTAHLEPDGFAYFDYPPSARTLGLTVRELDTLARLGAHVTFFRLGEDPGLARVVDRMAERVGGRVVAPGLDGLGAAVVSDYMRRRR
- a CDS encoding alpha/beta fold hydrolase — encoded protein: MPDTEITFASGAVTYYGSLRIPADVNGSAPAALLLAGSGPTDRNGDSALLPGDIGTLRHLADVLEQHGIASLRYDKIGSGETALGPYEVEEVGGLGFTTFVDAASAGLDFLAAQPGVDPSQLIVIGHSDGGLVALALATAENESRVRAVGLLEPLSVRLLDLLTTQIHGQLDAVVGAGQLPVELADELRLALADTVESLRTSGTIPDDLPEPLQNAGLVHANAKALAEEDALDPRALAGRLPAGFPVLTSCSAKDIQVQLADVDGLNDALAHTALTPVRMTNANHVLKDVGDRPSTGPDYVEPLPYSAEFTEPFGRWIASL